A DNA window from Vanessa cardui chromosome 16, ilVanCard2.1, whole genome shotgun sequence contains the following coding sequences:
- the LOC124536434 gene encoding uncharacterized protein LOC124536434, translating to MKNKLGSDIVASERFVGDLPVNLVRQPSPKTTRKESMAPKIVVCPPVEEVSEPTTAARGSRLLKALSKRLTRRSADGDSLGSSSSNDSMSGETSRTEDRSCSASDSSSDSSERHRRHRSTVSLRRVFKNLSLSSRSQSCSPTERQRQPKKQTQPKRILRPPVTYTYVRGLSGLPTQRVPRHTVCCASLGLNR from the coding sequence ATGAAAAATAAGCTGGGAAGCGACATTGTGGCGAGTGAGAGGTTCGTCGGTGATTTGCCGGTGAATCTGGTGAGGCAGCCATCGCCGAAGACAACGCGCAAGGAATCAATGGCTCCAAAAATTGTGGTGTGCCCGCCTGTGGAAGAAGTGAGTGAACCTACAACAGCAGCTCGTGGTTCTCGATTGCTGAAAGCGCTTAGCAAGCGTCTTACACGACGTTCGGCAGACGGTGACTCATTGGGTAGTTCTAGCAGCAACGATAGCATGTCTGGTGAGACAAGCCGGACTGAGGACCGCTCCTGCTCAGCCAGTGACTCCAGCAGCGACAGCTCAGAGCGTCATCGGCGACACCGGTCAACAGTTTCGTTACGAcgtgtttttaaaaatttaagtctTTCAAGCCGGTCACAGTCTTGTTCACCGACGGAACGCCAGCGACAACCTAAGAAACAAACGCAGCCAAAGCGCATTCTTCGGCCACCTGTAACCTACACATATGTTCGAGGCCTGTCTGGTCTACCGACACAGAGAGTGCCGCGACACACAGTCTGTTGTGCTTCTTTAGGTCTCAATCGGTAA